A window of the Desulfobacula toluolica Tol2 genome harbors these coding sequences:
- the ltrA gene encoding group II intron reverse transcriptase/maturase yields the protein MIETNRRCILMDILPQQMEMFTALQITESPTESSRLMEFILERGNMFRALKRVRSNKGAPGIDNMTVDQLPGYLRRHWPKVKGKLLQGNYKPLPVKRKEIPKPDGGVRLLGIPTVLDRLIQQAVSEILQQIWDPHFSESSHGFRPGRSQHDAILQGKVYLLSGYTHSVNMDLSKFFDRVNHDRLMSRLAERIKDKRVLKLIRSYLTAGVMIDGVVVSAAEGTPQGGPLSPVISNIVLDELDKELEKRGHKFVRYADDFVIYLKSKKAAERVMKSVTRFITVKLRLKVNEEKSKASRPWLDKFLGYTFISMCGKTKIRIHRKTIERFKERVRELTNRNCGLSLPQIIDKLNMYIRGWWNYYCLTEARHIFKSLNGWIIRRLRCVVWKQWKNPGTKIRNLLKRGIPFQYAITCGNSRKKHWRMSRVKWVVMALPNKYFLSLGLFLPGN from the coding sequence ATGATAGAGACAAATAGGAGGTGTATACTTATGGACATATTGCCACAGCAGATGGAAATGTTCACAGCGTTACAGATCACCGAAAGTCCGACAGAAAGTTCCCGACTCATGGAATTTATCCTTGAAAGGGGAAACATGTTCAGAGCATTAAAAAGGGTCCGTAGCAACAAAGGGGCACCTGGAATCGACAACATGACCGTTGATCAACTACCGGGTTACCTCAGACGCCACTGGCCCAAAGTTAAGGGAAAGTTGCTGCAGGGAAACTACAAGCCATTACCGGTGAAAAGGAAAGAAATTCCTAAACCCGATGGCGGAGTAAGACTGCTCGGCATTCCAACAGTTTTGGATCGTTTGATCCAGCAAGCCGTCAGCGAGATATTGCAGCAAATATGGGACCCGCATTTTTCTGAGTCCAGTCATGGATTCAGACCTGGAAGATCCCAGCATGATGCCATACTCCAAGGCAAAGTTTATCTGCTCTCAGGATATACACACTCTGTTAATATGGATCTTTCCAAATTTTTCGACAGAGTGAACCATGACCGCCTCATGAGCCGTCTGGCTGAAAGAATAAAGGATAAGCGGGTTCTCAAGCTTATCCGAAGTTACTTAACAGCCGGTGTCATGATCGACGGGGTGGTTGTATCTGCCGCTGAAGGAACTCCTCAAGGCGGCCCTCTTTCACCAGTGATTTCAAATATCGTTTTGGATGAACTGGATAAAGAGTTGGAGAAAAGAGGGCATAAATTTGTCAGATACGCTGATGACTTTGTCATATATCTCAAGAGCAAGAAAGCGGCCGAACGTGTTATGAAAAGTGTTACACGGTTTATAACCGTAAAGCTCAGGCTCAAGGTCAATGAAGAGAAAAGCAAGGCCAGCCGACCATGGCTGGACAAATTTCTCGGCTACACATTTATCAGTATGTGCGGCAAGACCAAGATCCGCATACACCGGAAAACAATCGAGCGCTTCAAAGAAAGGGTTCGAGAATTAACAAACCGGAACTGTGGTCTAAGTCTTCCCCAGATCATTGATAAATTGAATATGTACATCAGGGGATGGTGGAATTATTACTGTCTCACCGAAGCAAGACACATATTCAAGTCCTTGAACGGCTGGATTATCCGCCGCTTGAGATGTGTTGTATGGAAACAGTGGAAAAATCCCGGAACGAAAATCCGGAACCTGCTTAAACGAGGCATACCGTTTCAATATGCCATCACTTGCGGAAATTCCCGCAAGAAACACTGGCGCATGAGCAGGGTTAAATGGGTTGTCATGGCTCTGCCAAACAAATATTTCCTTTCTCTTGGATTATTTCTGCCCGGGAACTAA
- a CDS encoding IS91 family transposase: MSAVQKIFQMYGPKYLTLYGDRMPKSHKKTIRDISACRKGSFGTMVYECDDCRNLHFIHCCCGNRHCPNCQQSKADQWLDQQMKKLLPTYYFLLTITLPQGLRDVVRSHQKLSYGALFSCTNEALKKLAQDTRFIGSDRIGYLAALHTWGGMLQYHPHLHIIIPGGALSDNDQWLSSRQDLFVHTKPLAVIFKAKFKDAIKKAGLLDKIDSAVWKQQWVIDSQAVAQGQNSLRYLSRYLFRVAISNNRIKSIENGVIKFLYKDREKKKWKTMALDAMEFIRRFLQHVLPKGFMKIRHYGFLNPNSALSIEKIRELISFIHDIIALFIKIPELEIPGIKCSHCGHDLKFIFFAKPEPRGRPG, from the coding sequence ATGAGTGCTGTTCAAAAAATCTTCCAAATGTATGGGCCGAAATATCTGACACTTTATGGAGATCGAATGCCGAAGTCTCATAAAAAAACCATACGGGATATCAGTGCCTGCAGAAAGGGTTCCTTTGGAACAATGGTGTATGAATGTGATGACTGCCGTAATCTGCATTTTATTCACTGCTGCTGCGGCAATCGTCATTGTCCCAACTGTCAGCAGAGTAAAGCGGACCAATGGCTGGATCAGCAGATGAAAAAGCTGCTGCCGACCTATTATTTCCTGTTAACCATTACACTTCCCCAGGGCCTGCGGGATGTTGTAAGGTCTCATCAAAAATTATCTTATGGTGCCCTGTTTTCATGCACCAATGAAGCCCTGAAAAAACTGGCACAAGATACACGGTTTATCGGATCTGATCGAATCGGATATCTGGCAGCCCTCCACACATGGGGCGGCATGCTTCAGTATCATCCACATTTGCATATAATAATTCCCGGAGGTGCTTTATCTGATAATGACCAATGGCTTTCTTCCAGACAGGATCTGTTTGTTCACACAAAACCTCTGGCGGTCATTTTTAAAGCCAAATTCAAAGATGCCATAAAAAAAGCCGGGCTGCTCGATAAAATTGATTCCGCAGTATGGAAACAGCAATGGGTGATTGACAGCCAGGCCGTGGCGCAGGGACAAAATTCCCTGCGCTATCTTTCAAGATATTTGTTCCGGGTTGCCATCTCCAATAATCGTATTAAAAGCATTGAAAATGGCGTCATCAAATTTTTATATAAAGACCGTGAAAAAAAGAAGTGGAAAACTATGGCATTGGATGCCATGGAGTTTATCCGACGGTTCTTGCAGCATGTTCTTCCCAAAGGGTTTATGAAAATTAGACATTATGGATTTCTCAATCCCAACAGCGCATTGTCCATAGAAAAAATCCGTGAACTCATCTCATTCATCCATGACATTATTGCTCTTTTTATTAAAATCCCGGAACTTGAAATACCGGGTATTAAATGCAGCCATTGCGGGCATGATTTGAAATTTATTTTCTTTGCAAAGCCGGAACCAAGAGGCAGGCCCGGATAA
- a CDS encoding tyrosine-type recombinase/integrase, which translates to MSNLIKRFKEDLQLAGYAKRSIQSYTSSVLRLHRFYNKPLEDITEEQLRQYWLCCQNEFGWSAATLRISYSGIQHFFTKTLVRSWNIFNDIKWKREQTLPTILSLEEVRKIIYALPTVQSHAFYLTLYSMGLRLREATTLQVKDILSDRGLVHIHGGKGAMDRTVPLPKITLLTLRKYYKTHRNSKWIFPALGRNGGKDAQYAKNHVSDSGVQGVLRSTLKRLKFKKHVHPHIFRHAYATHLLEANIPIRHVQKILGHKTLKSTMIYLHVTTQAQVDSNDKVSKVMQGVLS; encoded by the coding sequence ATGAGCAATTTAATCAAACGTTTTAAAGAAGATCTCCAACTTGCCGGTTATGCAAAAAGGAGCATTCAATCCTATACCAGTTCGGTTTTAAGACTACATCGCTTTTACAATAAACCATTAGAAGATATCACTGAAGAACAGCTCCGTCAATACTGGCTTTGCTGCCAGAATGAATTCGGCTGGAGCGCTGCTACTCTGCGGATCAGTTACTCTGGTATTCAGCATTTTTTTACCAAAACGCTGGTCCGGTCCTGGAACATTTTCAACGACATCAAATGGAAGCGTGAGCAGACCTTACCGACTATTCTGAGTCTGGAGGAAGTCAGAAAGATTATTTATGCCCTTCCCACTGTGCAAAGTCATGCATTTTATTTGACATTATATTCCATGGGACTGCGTTTAAGGGAGGCAACAACACTTCAGGTCAAAGATATTCTTTCCGACAGGGGACTTGTGCATATTCACGGTGGAAAGGGTGCCATGGACAGGACGGTGCCTTTACCCAAAATAACCCTGTTGACGTTGCGCAAATACTATAAAACCCATCGTAATTCAAAATGGATATTCCCTGCTTTGGGCCGCAATGGCGGTAAGGACGCTCAATATGCCAAAAATCATGTCAGTGACAGTGGGGTTCAAGGCGTTTTGCGATCTACTTTGAAACGCCTGAAGTTTAAAAAACATGTTCACCCTCATATCTTCCGCCATGCCTATGCGACGCATTTGCTGGAAGCTAATATCCCCATACGCCATGTGCAAAAAATATTAGGCCATAAAACCCTTAAAAGCACCATGATTTATCTGCATGTAACCACACAGGCCCAAGTTGATTCCAATGACAAAGTTTCCAAAGTCATGCAGGGGGTGTTGTCATGA